GATTTATCTGGAACTTTCCTATAGTTTTACATTACACCAGTACCTAAGATTGtagaagttactttttttttttttttttttttttgagaccgagtctctctctgttgcccaggctggagtgcagtggcacgatctcggctcactctaagctccgcctcccgggttcacgccattctcctgcctcagcctcccaagtagctggcgcccgccaccacgcccggctaagtttttgtatttttagtggagacgaggtttcaccgtgttaggatggtctggatctcttgacctcgtgattcgcccgcctcggcctcccaaagtgctgggattacaggcgtgagccacagctccctgCCGGAGTTACTTTTACATGACATGCACTGTTGTCCCATTCTGTAACAGTGCTGAGTTAGCTGTTATTTTTCTGGGACCTAGAGAAGTTGAATAGTTAGGAAATAAATGAGggtaggatttgaatccaggcagttAGACTTCAGAGCCCATGTTCTTAACCAAGACACCGTGTCACCCCTCAGTAAAAGGCCCCTCCCCATCTTCAGAACAGTCCTGGGTTCTGAGCCTGCCATCCAAGGAACTCAGGAGGAGGAGTTGACAGTCTCTTCGTTCCTAACCACCCTGGGACAACTTCAGCATGTCTCAGGCCACCAAGAGGAAGCATGTGGTGAAGGAGGTGCTGGGGGAGCACATCGTGCCCTCCGACCAGCAGCAGATTGTCAGGGTGAGTGGCTTTGGGCACAAGCTgctctgctccccacccctccagCCCTGGAGGGCCCCTGGGGTGGTGGCAGGGTGCGCGTGGCTGAGAGAGTGTTTGACCGATGAGACTGATTCTTGGTCTCTCCTGAACCAGGTACTCAGGACCCCAGGGAACAATCTGCATGAGGTGGAGACAGCCCAAGGGCAGCGCTTCCTGGTGAGCATGCCCTCTAAATACCGCAAGAACATCTGGATCaagagaggtgagaggatcactcctgtaatcccagcactttgaggggctgaggtgggaggatcgcttgagactatcctgggcagcataatgagatcttgtctctacaaaaagtaaaaaattagttgggcacgtgcctgtgatcccagctattcgggaggctgaggcctgagaatcacttgagcctgggaggtggaggctgcagtcagctatgatcatgctattgcattccagcctgggcaacagagcaagaccctgtctcaaaaaaaaaagaaaaaaagagagacagggaggtgAGAGAGGCAGCCCTCTCTAGGAGATAGAACCACTTCCTATGGCTTTGGCTTTCCTTATTGCAGGCAGGCCTGACTTTGCCTTTTCTCTTCTTACCTACAGGAGACTTTCTCATTGTTGACCCCATTGAAGAGGGAGAAAAGGTGAAGGCTGAGATCTCGTTTGTGCTCTGCAAGGACCACGTGCGCTCCCTGCAGA
This portion of the Macaca mulatta isolate MMU2019108-1 chromosome 14, T2T-MMU8v2.0, whole genome shotgun sequence genome encodes:
- the EIF1AD gene encoding putative RNA-binding protein EIF1AD isoform X1: MSQATKRKHVVKEVLGEHIVPSDQQQIVRVLRTPGNNLHEVETAQGQRFLVSMPSKYRKNIWIKRGDFLIVDPIEEGEKVKAEISFVLCKDHVRSLQKEGFWPEAFSEVAEKHNNRNRQTQPELPAEPQLSGEESSSEDDSDLFVNTNRRQYHESEEESEEEEAT